The following proteins come from a genomic window of Candidatus Eisenbacteria bacterium:
- a CDS encoding aminotransferase class I/II-fold pyridoxal phosphate-dependent enzyme yields the protein MRPFTAERTHRFTESVIREMTRLCNQHGGVNLAQGFPDFPAPSELKEAAARAVMDDINQYAITWGSKRMRDALVAKTERFTGLRYDPETEITVCCGSTECMVATQMALVNPGEEVIVFEPFYENYGPDAILCGATPRFVRLREPDWAYDPADLEAAFNNLTRAIVINTPNNPTGKVFTRAELEHVAALCRKWNVIAITDEIYEHMIYDGAEHVTLAALPGMRERTVTISGLSKTYSVTGWRVGWCLAPPELSGAIRKVHDFLTVGAPAPLQEAAAVALSLPLSYYEALASSYAARRAHLMPVLEAAGFRAFMPRGAYYVMTDISAFGFDDDVSFARMLVSEVGVAAVPGSSFYSDPAAGRQRLRFHFARRKETLDAAAERLMRLRSRAPAS from the coding sequence ATGAGACCCTTCACAGCCGAGCGCACGCATCGCTTCACCGAGTCGGTGATCCGCGAGATGACGCGGCTCTGCAACCAGCACGGCGGTGTGAACCTGGCCCAGGGCTTTCCCGACTTTCCGGCTCCTTCCGAACTCAAGGAAGCCGCGGCGCGCGCGGTGATGGACGACATCAATCAGTACGCCATCACCTGGGGCTCCAAGCGCATGCGCGACGCGCTGGTGGCCAAGACCGAGCGCTTCACCGGCCTGCGCTACGACCCCGAGACCGAGATCACGGTGTGCTGCGGCTCGACCGAGTGCATGGTCGCCACCCAGATGGCACTCGTGAATCCGGGCGAGGAAGTGATCGTGTTCGAGCCGTTCTACGAGAATTACGGCCCCGACGCGATCCTGTGCGGGGCCACGCCACGCTTCGTGCGGCTGAGGGAGCCCGACTGGGCGTACGACCCGGCCGATCTGGAGGCCGCGTTCAACAACCTCACGCGCGCGATCGTCATCAACACCCCGAACAATCCGACCGGCAAGGTGTTTACTCGGGCGGAGCTGGAGCATGTCGCCGCGCTGTGCCGGAAGTGGAACGTGATCGCGATCACCGACGAGATCTACGAGCACATGATCTACGACGGAGCCGAGCACGTGACGCTGGCGGCGCTGCCGGGGATGCGGGAACGAACCGTGACGATCAGCGGGCTTTCGAAGACCTATTCGGTGACCGGGTGGCGGGTCGGCTGGTGCCTGGCGCCGCCCGAGCTGAGTGGTGCGATTCGCAAAGTTCACGACTTTCTGACCGTGGGCGCGCCCGCTCCTTTACAAGAAGCGGCAGCCGTGGCGCTATCCTTGCCACTGTCTTACTACGAGGCGCTCGCCAGTTCGTATGCTGCCCGGCGTGCGCACCTGATGCCGGTGCTCGAAGCCGCGGGATTCCGCGCCTTCATGCCACGCGGTGCTTACTACGTGATGACCGACATCTCGGCGTTCGGTTTCGACGACGATGTCTCGTTCGCTCGCATGCTGGTGTCCGAGGTGGGGGTCGCCGCGGTACCGGGGTCGAGCTTCTATTCGGATCCGGCGGCGGGTCGGCAGCGGTTGCGCTTCCACTTCGCCCGTCGCAAAGAAACGCTGGACGCCGCCGCGGAGCGCCTCATGCGACTCCGCTCACGCGCTCCGGCGAGCTGA